One segment of Cyprinus carpio isolate SPL01 chromosome A17, ASM1834038v1, whole genome shotgun sequence DNA contains the following:
- the LOC109069616 gene encoding fatty acid-binding protein, brain-like has protein sequence MVDAFCATWKLVDSQNFDEYMKALGVGFATRQVGNVTKPTIVISHEDDKVVIKTLSTFKNTDISFKLGEEFDETTADDRHVKSTVTLEGDNLVHVQRWDGKETKFVREIKDGKMVMTLTFEDLQAVRTYEKA, from the exons ATGGTTGATGCATTTTGTGCAACTTGGAAACTGGTTGATAGCCAGAATTTTGATGAATACATGAAAGCACTGG GTGTTGGTTTTGCCACTAGGCAAGTAGGCAATGTTACCAAACCCACAATTGTCATAAGTCATGAGGATGACAAAGTTGTCATAAAGACGCTGAGCACCttcaaaaacactgacatttctTTCAAACTGGGAGAGGAGTTTGACGAAACCACAGCAGATGACAGACATGTaaag TCCACTGTAACCTTGGAAGGGGACAATCTTGTCCATGTTCAGAGGTGGGACGGCAAGGAGACTAAGTTTGTTAGAGAAATCAAAGACGGTAAAATGGTTATG ACCTTGACCTTTGAGGATCTGCAGGCTGTCCGCACATATGAAAAGGCATAA